The DNA window CACCAGTCGtgggacattgtgatttcctGGGCAGGTTGTACATGTTTCCTGATGATTGCGAGAAACAACATAAGCGGTATTTGTTATTAAAGGGACTTGgggcaaatgtgttttgtgacATTGGCGCAGTGCTGCTGACGTGGGTGAACTGCTCCAGCGTGCGCATGGCCACCAGGATTCAGGACGTGTTCACGGTGGGGAAGCTGCTGGCGTTGGGGCTGATCATCGTCGTGGGTTTGGTGCAGATCTTCAAGGGTAAAACTCCTTTCCTCACCTTCCGTCCCACCGGGAGCTGACCGTGGTCTTCCGTTTCCTCCAGGCAACTATGAGGCGCTGACTCCGCAGGCGGTCTTCTCCATGGAGCGGACCCCCTCGGTGGGGCAGATGGCGCTGGCTTTCCTGCATGCCTCCTTCGCCTTCAGCGGATGGAACTTCCTCAACTACGTGACGGAGGAGGTTGTGGATCCCAGAAGGTGCCCGCTGTTTCTGCTTTGTTACTTTGACCTTGCGGAGCTCTCCGGGGCTTGTTCCTGCTCGTGCTGCTTGTTGAACACGAGCCTTGTTGGCTACAAGAACAACGACGACAGACGTTGCTGGTTTCCCTGTGTCCCTTGTCGGTTCAGGAACCTCCCTCGCGCCATCTACATCTCCATCCCGCTGGTGACTCTGGTCTACACGCTGACCAACATGGCCTACTTCTCGTCCATGTCTTCCGACGAGCTGCTTTCCTCCAACGCTGTCGCCGTCGTGAGTTTCTCCAGCATGAGCTAGTGTTAATGCTAATGTTAGCCTAAATACTAGTATGTCCTCTCGTCCAGACGTTCGGAGAGAAGCTGCTCGGCGTCTTTTCTGTCATCATGCCCATCTCCGTGGCGTTGTCCACGTTCGGCGGCATCAACGGCTACCTGTTCACTTCGTCCAGGCGAGTGCCGGCCGTTGCTAGCGCTGGCCGCGTTTGCCCTGACCGCGTTTGCGCCGCCAGGTTGTGTTTCTCGGGCGCCAGGGAGGGTCACCTGCCCGGCCTGCTGGCCATGATCCACGTGGACAAGTGCACGCCCATCCCGGCTCTGCTGGTCTGCGTACGTTCAAACCGGCCTTTGCTccgatagctagctagctagctagcgcgTGGCCCGGTGTCTCCTCTCACGGCAGCGTGCATGCTCGCAGTGTACGGCCGCCATGGTGATCCTGTGCATCGGGGAGACTCACAACTTGATCAACTACGTGTCCTTCATCAACTAcctgtcgtacggcgtcaccATCGCGGGCCTCCTTTTCTACCGCTGGAAGAAGCCCAACCTCTACCGCCCCATCAAGGTCCCAGCTCAcctcttctttttaaaaaaaaaaaaatttattgttCCTTTCATGACTTTGTGCTTGGCGCAGGTGCGTCTGCTGGTGCCCGTGTGCTACCTGATGTTCTGGGCGCTCCTGTTGGGCTTCAGTCTCTACTCTGAGCCGCTGGTGTGCGGCGTGGGTCTTCTCATCATGCTAACCGGCGTGCCTGTCTACTTTCTGGCCGTCCACTGGAGGGCAAAACCAAAGTGCCTCAACCGCTTCATTGGTGAGCACTTGTTGAACTTTCAACTTGAACAGTCTTCCCGGCTAATTGGCCCGCGTCCATGCGAAGAAACATTGCTAACGTCGCTGTTGTTGTCGTGCAGAGACGGCGACCGTGGTGGGCCAGAGCTTGTGTTTGGTGGTCTTTCCTCAGTTGGACCCCATCGAGGCGGTGGAGTCTTCCGAGTGGACGGAGCCGTCGTCCGGTTCGTCCGCTAACTAAAAATGGATGCCAGCGCGTTGTGTTTCCACCACCTAATGCTGCGTTGACATTTATGCCGAGCGGACGCCTTTTCTTCCTTGCAGACTTTTGCACGTTGTTTTATTTCCCACCACCAACCAACGTACAACTTGCTCATGTGAGCCAACCCAGCTAACCAGCAGAATACACTGGGTTCTAGGAAAGAAACATCCTCACACAAGTCGTTTGTTTTATGTCAGCGTTTGGATTTTTGACAGGGCCAAATgtacttcatttttttgagAACTAACCCATGGATTAGGTTGACCTGGTAGTACGtatcttcttttctttttctaaaagAGTCAGCTCGTCCTGTGTGTCGCAGTGGGCCAGCGTATTGGTTCTGACTGAAGTTTCCTTTATTTCCAATCCAATCGGAAATGTCATCGTTCATATGGACGTCTATTTCACGCCAGGACGTCAATAAAAAGTTCACGGTCACATCATGATAAGTCAACTTGtcaaaatgaactttttttaatacctccctgactttgcttttttttccactgtaaATTATTTGTAAAGTATTGACAACGCAATATTGTTAACTATCATGTATTTAGACATGGTTATCACTATCAAATAGTTTTAGACCCGACCATTCTATCGATTTCATCGATTAATAGAAATATCagatatcattttatttgcattaaagtgtattaaaacattttcccGATGACTGTTTATGAACCAAttcttgtttatttggtaTGATTTAGTGATTGATAAACAACAGCAGCTAAGCAATATGACACAAGAATTGAAGGTGATTGAAAGAAAGTAAAGCAGatgtttacaaatattttatttggattaaacACTAAAGATACATGATCAAATACGAGGCCATTGATTTGATAAGCGATTTGTTGTCAATTAAGCGATTCATTTTGACACCTTTAGAAATCTAACGGTGTTTATGCCTTCGGATGACATGACAATCACAAATGCTTGCATGTTCTTactttcgttttgttttttaatgaaaaacgCCTTGCGGTGACGTCATCGTCCTGACCAGGAAGTAGAGCAGCACGCGTCTATCCGCTCGCTGCATGAGCGTGCAGCACGAGCGTGCCACTCTTGCCCAATTGGACATTTTACATGTCGGTAAGTGAATATAAAGTCAATCTCAAATTCTGTCGACATTGTTTTGTACAATTTGTACGTCGTCTCGCAACTAACTGTGCCAGTTAGCCGAGCTAAAATGTGAGCATTTAACCCGAATTGACTGAGCAGCCAAACTTCACTCTTTTCGTTTAGTTTGAGTGTCGCTTGGAGAGCAAACAGAACATTTAGTGGATCCAATCTTTTTACAAACTTATGCCATGACGCAGTGATTTCggcatttgttttgtgtacgTTTTCTTCCATTTCATCCCATTGAAATGTGGATGCTAGGGTTCTCGTTCATGACCTCTCGTCAAATCCTTCTGCTGTCAGTGAAAAATGATATTTGAGCAAACGTTCATACCACGGCTCAGAATTAGATGGGTGACATTGCTGCAGGAGAACTATCATTTTGTCTCGTGGTGCGTTCAGGGACTCAACTGGCCCACATGAGCAGGAGGAAAGTCGAAGTTGCTGGTGTGTCAAGTGGACTTTGCTGAGCTGCGTTCAGGGACTTCAGTGGACATGGCTGGGAGGCTGAGCTTCTCAAACATCACAGCCCTGGCCCCCATGGTGCGGGTGGGCACGCTGCCCATGAGGTTGCTGGCGCTAGACTACGGGGCTGATGTGGTCTACTCCGAGGTGAGGATGGAGACAGAGCTCACGGGTTGAGGTCCGGGCGAAGCGGGCTTCCATCCATCGCACTTGTCCCATTGTTTGGCAGGAGCTGATTGACATCAAGATGGTGCAGTGTCGCAGGGTGGAGAACGGTGAGCGCCGGCCGGCAAcagggagtgtgtgtgtatgcctgcctgcgtgtgtgacgcgtgtgtgtgcgcttggcAGAGGTTCTGCAGACGGTGGATTTTGTGGCGCCGGATGATCGCGTCATGTTCCAGACCTGCGCAAAGGAGAAGCAGCGAGTCGTCTTCCAGATGGTGAGACGAGAAGCGACACGCGGGCGCGCGCTTATTTGCCCGCTGACGCGTCTGTTGTGGCGCAGGGTACGGCCGACCCGGACAGAGCCCTCGCCGTGGCCCGACTGGTGTGAGTTCTCAAATTTGCAGACTTGTGACTGCTCTGCGCTGTTCCACAAAGTGTTTGTGAATGTCGTCCTGCTGCTCGCCCCGAAAAATGCTTGCGCTGGCGTTACAGGCAAAAGGACGTGGCGGCCATTGACGTCAACATGGGCTGCCCTAAAGAGTATTCCACAAAGGTCCGGTGAAGAACATCGCAGGTACTTTTATTCAACTCCAGCCTGTGTTTATtggctgtcaatcattttttGCAGGGCGGCATGGGCGCAGCTCTCCTGTCCGATCCCGACAAGATCGAGGCTGTGAGTGTCGGGCGCTTCGGAAGCGGccgctcggctcggctcggctcggcacggctcggctcggctcggctcttAATGCGCTCGGTGTTGTTTGCAGATCCTCCGCAAGCTGGTCGGCGGCGTGGCCGTGCCCGTCACCTGCAAGATCAGGATCCTGCCCTCGGTAACAACTGATTGATTTGTTGTCCGCTGCGTGTATTTTTTCTCAACCCAATTTCTCGCAGCTGGAGGACACGCTGACTCTGGTGCGGCGGATCGAGAAGACGGGCGTGGCCGCTATCGCCGTCCACGGCAGGTGAGCCCTTTCCCGTCGTTAGTGTGCCGACGCCGCAGACTGAACGGACGAGCGCGCAGGTTCAAGGACGAGCGGCCCAGACATCCCGTCCACTGCGACTACATCAGAGGCGTCGCCGGGGCCTTGTCCGTCCCCGTCGTCGCCAAGTAAGGACGCGCAGAGACCAAAGTTCCAAAGTTGGCCGCAACTGACGCTTTATGTTTGCAAATCAAATAACACCGTCAGTGGTGGCTCCCTGGACCTGGTCAAGAGCTACGACGACATCCGGGCCTTCAAGGAGGCCACGGGCGCCTCATCCGTCATGTTGGCGCGAGCAGCCATGTGGAACCCATCCGTCTTTCGCAGCGCCGGACCGCTTCCTCTCCACGACGTCATGATCCAATACCTCACATACGTACGTACGAGTCGCCGGATGGGTGCGCGACTCATCACGTGACTTGGTGTGCGTGTGCAGGCGCTGCGCTACGACAACCACGCCTTCAACAGCAAGTACTGTTTGTGTCAAATGCTGCGGGACAAAGTGGAGTCGGCTCTGGGCAAACGCGTTCAGGCGGCGCAGAGCAACCGAGAGCTCAGGTCTGAGCTCGGACGCAAAGACCGAGATCCCGCCGTGCCCAAACGGCCGTGTCCAGATAAACAATTGCCGTGCGTGTTCCAGCGAGGCGTACGGCCTGGAGGAGCTGTTCCAGCAGACGCAGGCGGAGCTGGAGGCTCGTCGCGACGCCCTGCTGAGTCCCGAGCGACGGCGGGGCGACGTCATCGCCATGGACGGCGACGTCACCACCATGGCCCTCAAGTTTCAACGGTACCATttgcacccccccacccccatgaAAAAGGTTGAGTGAGCTGATGTCGTTTGTTTGCGGGAGGCAGACGTGAATACCCGCCGCAGCTCACGCCCAAGATGTTCCTCCTGGAGTGGAGCCGGCGACAAAAGATGGAGCAGCCCACCTACCAAACTGTAAACGAAAAATGCCTTCGCCGCCAAATGGCTCTGCCAGACCAcaacgtgtgcgtgcgtgcgtttgtgtggCCGTTCAGGTGCAACGTGCGCAGGATCGAGCTTTCCAGTCCACCGTCACTGTGCAAGACAGGAAGTACAGATCGTCGCTCTggtgtgtacacacacacacacacgcacacacacaaacaaaaatcacaatgAAGAGAATCGTGCTCACAGTCACAATGGATATTTTGCTGTTGTCAATTTTCAGGGAGAAGTCAAAGAAGTTTGCGGAGCAGGCGTCCGCCGTGGTTTGTCTGCGTGCTCTGGGAATTCCCGAAGGTCGCGCAGGCGAGGAAAATGTGGAACGGCTGCACAAAAGGAAGATGGAGGACACTTGCAACGCGGATGAAgacaagaggaagaagaaacaaGTGATGAATGACGACGGAAGCTTGTGAAGGCAAAAATGGCAtgaatgtttgactttttatttatttttagctccCTTCTACGCAAACACACGGAATCTAGCAGGCGCCCGGAACGCGCTGAAGATTATGTCACACGCGACTTGAAACTCAAATTTTGTTGGACATTTTTGTTGAGCTTTTGCCCGCAAACGTTGCCTTCGGCCAACAGGGGGCAACATCGTATCATCAATTTCTTGCATGTCAATTTAGTCAATGAGATTCTAATTTTATGTCCTAACATTAAGTGAATGTTACATGTTTTCTGGAAACCTTCtgattatctttttattcttgtcTATGATGTAGGTTGGGGGTGTCCAAACTGGGTTCTGAAGGGCAGCTGTCTTGCCTGGTTTTGCTGCAAGGTGTGCCGCAGGAGCGACACatctaaaacatgcaggacaggACTTACGGCCCTTCAGAACCCAAGCTGGACATGCCTGGTGTAGGAGAAGCACTATATAAGTGgaatccagtttttttttctttattagcACAAGAAGCTCATGTTATGATCAAACAAGTGTCCTTCTGAAATAGTAGGGTGACCCCAAGGAGCATTGGGGGCAGCAGAGCGTACCAAAATAAAGTTTAACTGCACATCGCACAGTGCAGGAGCTATGAAAGGGGCAAAGACTGCATGGCCAACTCCAAACTGGAAATAACggtgatgaaaagaaaagcagaaagacatttttgttgtaaGTTGATATAAACAAATGATACCTTTGGATATTTCTTCCTGACGGTGCGTAACAGTAAAAAACGGAATCACACTGGTTTGATTTACTTTGTTTATGGGCTTGATTTCTAATTAAATTCCAATACAAATGGAAGGCGAATCacaatcagctttattggccgAGAGCACGCCCGATCGATGACGTCAGTGCCGGGCCAGCACACGGTGCGTTCAGGTATCTCGGGACTTTGCGCATTAGCAAAGTGGATGTGACCCAAGACAGATAATATAAAGTACCGCAAGCCAACTTAACACGCTTCCCGCCCTATTTGctgaaaatattcaatcaGAATAAAATGGAATTGAAGCGTAGACTTTGGAATTTTATCCACAATTTCCATCCATGCTCGTCGCGTATCTGAACTCAATTAGAATTCCACGCAAGATGAGAACAAAGTGAAGATGACTGAGGCGACCTGAACGCGGCAGCAGATCAGCGCGAGGAGTGCAAATGTACTCTTGCTGGTGTTTGACCAACAGCACCAAACAGCAGCCCAacaagtcagtcagtcagtccgtcagtcagtcagtccgtTGGCCATCTCCTCCGACCTCCAAATGTAGCCATCATCTCAACAAAGTTGGCCTTGAAGGCTGCAGATGCCCACGAGCAAGCGAGACAGGCGACAGCGACGACAGGCAaacttttctttcattcttcTGGAGCACACGTCTTTTGGTTACTATGTCCTCCGCAAAGTGTGCGGAGGAGGAGCTGGACTTTGCTCTCATCTTCGAGGAGGACAGTGGACAAGGTGAAGGTTAGTAGTGGCTTGTCACTTTTCCAACAAGTTTGGCTTTCTCGTCAAGTTGACGTCATTAAGCGCAACTTCGGCCGGATGTTGTAAATGGCGACGTTGGCGTAATATAAGTCCCCAGGAAGCAAAGAAGCACAACAATGCTCATTCCACATATTTTACAACGTGTTGAACGCGCCAGGTGTTATTTTTGTCCCGGAATATAAACACGGTGCTCGCCTTTCGGAGCATGTTGACCAAACATGCCTGcgatttcttttgaaatgaacaAGAGGAAGCGCTTATGCTTTGTGCCTCAATCTGACACGCCCAGGTGTCAGCTGTTGAATTCTGCTCCATTTTTAAATTGGcacttggaaagaaaaaaacaaaagaaacttGCACAAATTTGTTATGATGATACTTGACCGGTGAATTGCATGGtgaatttttttgtacttgtgGTGACAACACTTGATGCACTTTTAACAGCACAGTGCCAAGTAGGAAGGCCACAACCAATCTTTGCATCGGTGTCAAAGCTAACTATAGTTTAATCATTCTATTCTACTTTATtgccttgttttttctttagtttCTGGAGTGACTTTCAACTTTAAATACTCAGAGCCACTGAAGATGTCAGCTGTTTTTGACCAGTTGGAGTAGCTTGGAAAAAGGCCAATCCAAATTACCTTGCCAACCCAATAAGTGCACATCaagaaattgtaaaaaaaaaaaatatatataaaaacgaGCAAAAATGGTGTCATGTGATTTGCCATTTGTCCCAGCCTCAGTTTGTCAGCACACTAGTGTTTGAAATCCCAGGTGTAAATAAACGTTGCCGCCCGCAAAGCCAGCCACAAGTTTGTAATGCAAACATTGACGAGGGTGCCGTCTCTTGCCAGGTCTCAGTCATCACGTGACCACACCTCCGTGGCCCATGCGGGCCGCTCCCCCCTGCAGGCAATACGCACTGCCGGATGATGGCGCCCGGGGGAGCTCGCCGGCGTTGCACTGTCCCAGCATCCAGATCACCGCCATCGCGGCcaacgacgacggcggcggcagcggccgGCAGTGCGCAGAGAGCGGCTACGTGGAGGCGGCTTGGCCCAGAGACCAGCTGTACCTCCCTTTGGACCCGTGCTACCGTGACGCCCCCTTCTGTCCCAGGTTGTTATGCAGTCACACGCAGGTGCTTCAACACCTGCGGATTTGCATATTTGTTTCGGAAAtgttttcagtattttttccccctataCGTTTCAGTGGGTATTTTTTACCGGATCttttacccccccccaaaaaaaggccTGCTGTGCAAAGGGCCTGTACTTGAGCGCCACCTAGTGGCCAGGTGAGCTTATattatatttccttttttgtgcCGCAGCCCCTGCAGCAGCCTGTCGTCCCGCAGCTGGGTGTCGGACCTGTCGTCCTGCGACTCGTTGTCTCACGCCGTCGATAAGGACGCCGTCGAGGATCTGCGCGATGCCGCCCTGCTGCTGGCGCTGGGCTCCTCGGGAGgcggagctggaggaggaggaggcggcggagcCTTTGGCGTGGAGCTGTGGCAGCAGAAGTACCAGGACCCGGCGCTGTCGCCTCACCAATCTCCCCAGCACTCGCCTCGCGCCAGCGTCACCGAGGACACGTGGACGAGCCGCTGCCCTTCCTCCAGGTCACCACGGTTACCGCTACCACCTTTTTAATTCGATTGTCAGAGCAACACGTAGTATCGTTTTCTTTGTAACGCATATCGCAATAGTAGAACCGTTTAAGCAATGGATACCAACACTGCGCAGACTGACCGCCCGCCCAGCGTCTCCGTGCGGGAAGCGCCGGCACGCAGAGGCCGACGCCTTTTCCCGCTCACCTTCCCCTCAGCGCTGGTCTTTGGACGACGCCTGGGCGGGACCCTCCGGCCACTCCCTCCATGAGCTGGACGTCCCACCTAAGACCAGAAGGACATTGGGGACGCAGCTGGTGGGAGATTCGCCGCTTGAGGAAGTCCCCGACATCGAGGCGCCGCCACCGGGAGAGGAGTCACGTGACGGCGGCGACTTGACCGAACTCTTCCTGCGGGTTCCCGCCGCCCACTTCAGCTGGACTGCCCCCGGAGCCGCGCCTCTTTTCAGGTACCCGACTCTTTGATGTCCAAGAGAGGAAGTGGCGTGATCCCGAGGTCCGCTTCCCTCAGAGCGTCGTCACCGCCCCCTCTGGACTTTCCTCTCCCGAGCGGCTTCGGGCCCAACCGGCTGAGCGTGGAGGCGGAGCCCCGGCCGTGCCACCGCGCCCACTACGAGACGGAGGGCAGCCGAGGCGCCGTCAAGGCCGGCGACGGAGGACACCCCAGAGTCAAGGTGAGCCCACGAGTCGGGAACGACGCTGCGACCCTTGACCTCGGCCCATGTGTGCAGCTGAGCGGTCCGTGCTGGCGTCCCCCCGCCGGCCTGTTGCTGTTCATGGGCACAGCGGACGAGCGCCGCCCCCTCCGGCCGCACGCCTTCTACCAAGTCCACCGCGTGACGGGCAAGACGGTGAGCACGCCTTGTCGGGAGAGGACGCTGAACGGGACCACAGTCCTGGAGATCCCACTGACGCCCGACATGAGGGCCACGTAAGCGCAACAAATGTCATTGGTCCCCCCTTTTCAACGTCCGACTATTATTCGTTTTGATAACGCGGACAAATTGGGGTACGTGGCCAATTTTGGGAAACGAAAGTGTCAAAGTGCAAGATGTGAAAAGGCAAGAATTGGGTTGGCTTGCTGTTGCTCAGCATCGACTGCGCCGGAATCTTGAAGCTGCGCAACGCCGACATCGAGCTGAAAAACGGCGACGCGGGCAGGAAGAACACGCGGCTGCGCCTGGCCTTCCGGGTGGCCGTGCCGCAgtcggacggacggacgctgTGGCTCCAGACGGCCTCGCGGCCCATCGAGTGCTGTGAGTGACGCCGTCGTCGTTGCCGCCGCCGTTTGTTGACGTGGCGGCGGCGCGCCTTGCAGCGCAGCGTTCGGGTCAGGACTTTCCTCGCGTGGAGCGCTTTGCGCCCACCTGCTGCCGGCGGGAAGGAGGACAGCGGCTGCTCATCATTGGCTCCAACTTGTCCTCTCGCTCCAGGGTGGTCTTCCTGGAGAAAAGTCACGGTGAGCTCTCAACATTTCCACCCCTTCCCAACCCTCCCTCCCCATTTTTTGCTGGCTTGAATCTTTCAACGTGGCGCAAGTCAAGTTTGAGCTTTAATGG is part of the Syngnathus acus chromosome 6, fSynAcu1.2, whole genome shotgun sequence genome and encodes:
- the dus2 gene encoding tRNA-dihydrouridine(20) synthase [NAD(P)+]-like isoform X1 codes for the protein MSVQHERATLAQLDILHVGTSVDMAGRLSFSNITALAPMVRVGTLPMRLLALDYGADVVYSEELIDIKMVQCRRVENEVLQTVDFVAPDDRVMFQTCAKEKQRVVFQMGTADPDRALAVARLVQKDVAAIDVNMGCPKEYSTKGGMGAALLSDPDKIEAILRKLVGGVAVPVTCKIRILPSLEDTLTLVRRIEKTGVAAIAVHGRFKDERPRHPVHCDYIRGVAGALSVPVVANGGSLDLVKSYDDIRAFKEATGASSVMLARAAMWNPSVFRSAGPLPLHDVMIQYLTYALRYDNHAFNSKYCLCQMLRDKVESALGKRVQAAQSNRELSEAYGLEELFQQTQAELEARRDALLSPERRRGDVIAMDGDVTTMALKFQRREYPPQLTPKMFLLEWSRRQKMEQPTYQTVQRAQDRAFQSTVTVQDRKYRSSLWEKSKKFAEQASAVVCLRALGIPEGRAGEENVERLHKRKMEDTCNADEDKRKKKQVMNDDGSL
- the slc7a10b gene encoding asc-type amino acid transporter 1, producing the protein MDRPPRDPRTPAPDRVTLKKEIGLLSACTIIIGNIIGSGIFISPKGVLEHSGSVGAALLVWMLGGGVAALGSLCYAELGVAIPKSGGDYAYVSEIFGGLVGFLILWSAVVIMYPTTLAVIALTFSSYVLQPVFPECAPPYAATRVLSATCLLLLTWVNCSSVRMATRIQDVFTVGKLLALGLIIVVGLVQIFKGNYEALTPQAVFSMERTPSVGQMALAFLHASFAFSGWNFLNYVTEEVVDPRRNLPRAIYISIPLVTLVYTLTNMAYFSSMSSDELLSSNAVAVTFGEKLLGVFSVIMPISVALSTFGGINGYLFTSSRLCFSGAREGHLPGLLAMIHVDKCTPIPALLVCCTAAMVILCIGETHNLINYVSFINYLSYGVTIAGLLFYRWKKPNLYRPIKVRLLVPVCYLMFWALLLGFSLYSEPLVCGVGLLIMLTGVPVYFLAVHWRAKPKCLNRFIETATVVGQSLCLVVFPQLDPIEAVESSEWTEPSSGSSAN
- the dus2 gene encoding tRNA-dihydrouridine(20) synthase [NAD(P)+]-like isoform X2; translated protein: MAGRLSFSNITALAPMVRVGTLPMRLLALDYGADVVYSEELIDIKMVQCRRVENEVLQTVDFVAPDDRVMFQTCAKEKQRVVFQMGTADPDRALAVARLVQKDVAAIDVNMGCPKEYSTKGGMGAALLSDPDKIEAILRKLVGGVAVPVTCKIRILPSLEDTLTLVRRIEKTGVAAIAVHGRFKDERPRHPVHCDYIRGVAGALSVPVVANGGSLDLVKSYDDIRAFKEATGASSVMLARAAMWNPSVFRSAGPLPLHDVMIQYLTYALRYDNHAFNSKYCLCQMLRDKVESALGKRVQAAQSNRELSEAYGLEELFQQTQAELEARRDALLSPERRRGDVIAMDGDVTTMALKFQRREYPPQLTPKMFLLEWSRRQKMEQPTYQTVQRAQDRAFQSTVTVQDRKYRSSLWEKSKKFAEQASAVVCLRALGIPEGRAGEENVERLHKRKMEDTCNADEDKRKKKQVMNDDGSL
- the LOC119123844 gene encoding nuclear factor of activated T-cells, cytoplasmic 3-like, which gives rise to MYSCWCLTNSTKQQPNKSVSQSVSQSVRWPSPPTSKCSHHLNKVGLEGCRCPRASETGDSDDRQTFLSFFWSTRLLVTMSSAKCAEEELDFALIFEEDSGQGEGLSHHVTTPPWPMRAAPPCRQYALPDDGARGSSPALHCPSIQITAIAANDDGGGSGRQCAESGYVEAAWPRDQLYLPLDPCYRDAPFCPSPCSSLSSRSWVSDLSSCDSLSHAVDKDAVEDLRDAALLLALGSSGGGAGGGGGGGAFGVELWQQKYQDPALSPHQSPQHSPRASVTEDTWTSRCPSSRLTARPASPCGKRRHAEADAFSRSPSPQRWSLDDAWAGPSGHSLHELDVPPKTRRTLGTQLVGDSPLEEVPDIEAPPPGEESRDGGDLTELFLRVPAAHFSWTAPGAAPLFRASSPPPLDFPLPSGFGPNRLSVEAEPRPCHRAHYETEGSRGAVKAGDGGHPRVKLSGPCWRPPAGLLLFMGTADERRPLRPHAFYQVHRVTGKTVSTPCRERTLNGTTVLEIPLTPDMRATIDCAGILKLRNADIELKNGDAGRKNTRLRLAFRVAVPQSDGRTLWLQTASRPIECSQRSGQDFPRVERFAPTCCRREGGQRLLIIGSNLSSRSRVVFLEKSHDGRVLWETDATGVLEASSNSSLTVVVPAYGRDAGLPAHVLFYVSNGKRRRSAQQSFTYLPGVVPNALPLPTPLLKQEPREAGPPSCRGDEQVWHERWARGSGTDIQRETEDILASASQLQEITLDDVNEIIGRDACGLSGADPPDPDGQSDCNDATFPFCYDS